In the Arachis stenosperma cultivar V10309 chromosome 8, arast.V10309.gnm1.PFL2, whole genome shotgun sequence genome, tttagtgtTCATTTGTTATCAGTAAAATGAATacataataacaataacataTAATACAAATCAAACATACACAAAGAgtctaataataaaatttatacataacAAGAAAGTCTAACATAAACTCTAAACAGACAAATTGTTGGCTCGACTTCTTTAAGAGTTCAACCTACTTCGAGTACCATAACGAGGTAGCTGTAACTTAGGAATAGATTCTCTTAAttgttgaaaaaaattgaggaagtaaaatataatttataatcttttaatatattctttctcatattttttcttgatcttatttataataattaatagtgagaaattatattttacttttttaattattaaaaaaaattgagaaaatccATTTTCACTGTAACTTTCGTACTCTCTTCTCTTTACCACGCGATAGGTCAGCAAAGCGTGAGCAGGCGCAGAGAAGGAAACGCCAAAGACTTCGGCCTAACCCTAACGGGAATGAGCAAGAACGAAATGACAAGATGAGGTGCTCCGGGCAGAgcccgaaaaaaaaaagattcagAATTTCGATATAATTAGATTAGATAGAAATTCTTtcaaatagaaataaaaaacgAAGTAATTAGAAAAAACAAACATATATTTGTAAAAATACTTCTTTTTTATAGGGATCATCTAAAAAGCAAGGCTACTCACACCTGAATCATTATGGtgtgaaaaaagaaaataagtttACATCTATCAAAGAAAATGTGTTCAATTCAAAGGAGCCAAATTTTTTAAGagataaaaatttgattttaaaattctgCCTTAACTGATCAAAAAGTAATTTCTCAATTTCAATTGCGTAATATCTTTACAATACacaaaaatgtatttttttatttttatgtaaattaagaaaaaaaaactccAACATATCCATCTACATAGTACCTagtcaaaaacaaaaattaataattaaaaaaaagccTAAGTAAAATAATACTTATTCACACCATCACATCTAAGAATttaattgacaaaaaaaatatggcgttgttaacagaaattaaatgttctttaactttttttcttcgaaattttttctattatcaaataaaaaaaaaactttatttttcgaaaaaaataattctaagaTTATATCTAAGAatccaacttttttttttcagtagACGGCAAGTTCGcacataattatttttttttttgaaaaataatttttttattttataataaaaaattcctctttctttcatactagaataattttttttttggaaaaaatgtTTTTTCTTTCCATGTGATTGTGagggaaaaaaaattgataatgaGCATGATATATTACTAACTTTTATACGACTATTAGTGACAAACCCTTACATTagcaaattaatttttagtttattgAGTTGAAGGATAAGGataccataaaaaataaaaaataaaaaaaacttttatacGACTATTCATAACTTTAACCATTCCATTATCTAATTACCTTTTTCCTTTCCATGTTTTCTTCATgtcattaaaaaaatcaattattccatttataattaaatttttatatttttaattatgttcttatactatttttaattttataattaaatttttattaatataaaaaatattagagttaataaaatatttttttataaataaaaaaactttataattaaaaatttaattaaatttttattaaatattttttataaaaaatattctattaattttaatatttttaatataaaaaattaattataaaattaaaaataatataataatataattaaaaatataaaaatttaattataaatttaaatttaaaaaataaataataaaatgaagATAACAATTCACTTTTACTACTATGGTTATTAGTTATTACCACGATGGCACGATGTCACTTCTCAGATCTAAAATGGACGCTCCCAAGTCCcaacagagagagagagatttcaAAATGCGTTGACACGTGGCAGATATCCGTTACTCGACCGTTGTAGATCTCTATTTTTGATCGTTAGGGATTCATTCTTTGCAAAGAAGAAAGGGGTCCTTGGATTCAATTGAATGTAAGAAAGACGAAGACGAaggcgaagaagaagaagaacctcCCTCGTCTTCCTTCCTTCCCTTCCTTCATTCCTTCATAATCAaattcctctctctctctctctctctctctctctctctctctctctctctctctctctcatggCGATTGCAACAGAGCAACCtcaacaacaacatcaacaacaGGTATAGCTTATACAAACCCTTCCTATGTCACAGTTTTAATTACAATCCCTCCCTAGGTCGATTCGCCCCAATTCTAAACCCCTAACCCTCCCCCTTCCTCTGATTCGTTTCCGTTACCGTAATTTTTGCCATATTCTTTGATTGTTCAACGTCGAGGTTAATGTACATTAAAAGAAGATTAGAAATGAATTTCTAGAAAGGTTAAAAAAGATTCTAGTTATTATTCTTTCGCTTCGGAAATCGGCTTGAATTTGTTGTTATTTTAGACAATCAGCTGCGGATTTTTAACAAAAGACGTTGAGGAGCCTGGCCGGGAAccttgattttcgaaatttaggGATTTATGTTTTCTAAAGATAGTTTAGTTCTCTCAATTTCTCGTCGTTATTTGTGGCAGGCTTCTTCGGAGGTTTCAGCTGGGGAGCAAAAGAGGTGGACACTTAACGATTTCGACATTGGGAAACCGCTTGGAAGGGGgaaattcggccatgtctatttGGCCAGGGAAAAGAGAGTGAGTCTCTTTTTCTCGTGGGTCTCAGTCTGCTTCAACTTCAATTATTTGTTTTGTTCCCACaactctctcttttttttctgcAAACAATTTACATCATTGCCGTTGTTTTGATTTGTTCTTCTAAAGTGTTCATCTTTCATAATGTGATTGTATGTGTTTATGAAACAGAGTAATCATATTGTTGCTCTGAAAGTACTCTTTAAGAGCCAGTTGCAACAGTCCCAAGTTGAGCATCAGCTTCGGCGAGAAGTGGAGATTCAGAGTCATCTCAGACATCCTCACATCTTACGCCTTTACGGCTACTTTTATGATCAGGTATACTTCTTGCTTTGCTGATATCTTTAGAATGTATCCTCCATTAATAATGAAGATGGTTAAATATATCACTAACTATGTACATTTCATGCCTGAAATAACTTTGCTGCAGAAACGAGTTTACTTGATTTTGGAGTATGCACCTAAAGGTGAACTATACAAAGAATTGCAGAAATGCAAATATTTCAGTGAAAGACGTGCAGCTACTGTAAGTATTATGCATATAGCAGTTCTTGTTctctatatattttttcttctgAGATATTTCATACTTTTGCCTGAATATTTATCACTTGAACATTTGTTTGAGATAGACGACTTAATTTGATTGCTACCATTTTATGGTTGAGACAGTATGTTGCATCATTGGCCCGAGCCCTGATATATTGCCATGGAAAGCATGTAATACATAGGGATATTAAACCAGAGAACCTCCTTATGGGAGCTCAGGTATTCTCCAGCACCTGTTAATTCTGAGTAGACCATTTTTACGTTGTCTTCATCTTTAATTCATTGTATTAACCTCATTTTCAGGGTGAACTGAAGATAGCAGATTTTGGGTGGTCAGTGCACACCTTCAACCGAAGGCGAACCATGTGTGGCACACTGGATTACCTTCCACCTGAGATGGGTATGTTTTTCACATTAATTACTCTGTTGTATATTTTTGCACCATTTATCTCTTTCTAATGTATGCTTTTGGGGTTTCAACAGTGGAGAGTATAGAACATGATGCTAGCGTGGATATATGGAGTCTTGGTGTCCTGTGCTATGAGTTTCTATATGGAGTCCCCCCTTTTGAGGCTAAAGAACATTCTGATACTTATAGGAGGTAAGCAGTTTGATATAAAGGGTGGGAAATATAGTTGATGTTTGGATTTCCATTGCAACCCAAACAATGGTTTAGACCTTTGCAAAACCGAAGACAAAAATGCTAGGTGTTGACTTTGGAAGAAACTGTTTGAATGAACTAGGAAGGGAAGCTAATGAATTTAGTGTGCTTCAGGCTACTTTGTTCCGATCAATACTGAATAGGAAATCATGTTATGTTGCCatctttttatttcaaaatttctaaTCCAAATTCAATTCAAATGAATACATTTATATATTGCAGGATTGTACAAGTGGATCTCAAATTCCCCCCAAAACCCATTGTGTCTTCTGCTGCAAAGGACCTCATCAGTCAGGTTAGTTCATTACTTCTTTGCATTATGTTTTGATAAGATCCTAATATTGATCGGTTAGCTAAGTGTCCGCATTTGCCTGATTATTCAGTTTTCTCTGATTATTTTTACCAACAGATGCTGGTCAAGGACTCTTCTCAACGTCTACCTTTACACAAACTTCTTGAACACCCTTGGATTGTTCAGAATGCGGAGCCCTCTGGTGTATATAGGGGCTAAAAAAAACCCTATCAAATTCTTTGTAATTTTAGCAGTCATTCTTTGATTGAGAGATCTAAATGGCATACCTTCTTGACTATTGCCTGTTACTTCCtatgatttaaaataaatgTTTTGTAATCAAAAGCAAGGTTGTTTAAAGGTGGTCATATATTCCCCCAAAACCCTATCAAGATTTCTAATTTTtcgtttttattcttgtttttttttaatccaATATCACGAAGTGTAcaactgccctgcccttgcagAGGAGACATTGATACCGGCAAAAAAAAGGATGCGGGACATAATTCATAAAACTAATGTTTTCAtgaaattctttttctttgtttttgatAGTTGGTCAAACTTCTCACACACCGTAAAAAACATTGGGAGAAAAAGTAGGAGAATGAGTTCTCTCAAATTGAGATagtaaaatgtaattttttattattaattttataagtggaattaagtgaaaaaatgaaagagaaatCATTGAAATAGTACAGAAACACATTACAAATTGGACAATATAATGCTACGATGTCATTGTACCCCTCAAAgtgaagaattttttttataaacaatattttctacaaatttagtaaaaaaatttactcTTTTACTAGCACTATTCTTTACTAAAATCATTTTTCCCCTACAAAATCTGCTCAGGAACTTACATCCTCATGCATGCTATATTTACATTCCTTATCTTTTTACAATACTTTCAAGTTTCAGGCACCGGATTTCGTGGTCCCAGAACGTTTGGACCATTAAATGGTtccataataaaatatatttttaaagttttttttaataattgttaaatagtccttttttaaaatttaattacaaattaaccccatatattttatttaattgtaaaaacgattttttattttataaataattattttatcataaatctatcatgtttattaacaatcaagaacaaaaacaataacGAATTAAATCTTCTATTGAtcctaataatttttttgactATTCCAATTGATTAAAAGATGAGGAATCATAAAATCGTGTTTCCTTGAAAACCAATCGATTGGACTAtcaaaccaatcgattgaattataactcaatcgattggattacagTTTACCactaaacaatcgattgaaaattGCTGGGCAGCGTGTTTTTCGCAAAAATCAATCGATTGGTCAtattacccaatcgattgaacgaTGACTAATAATGTGTGTTTCTtacaattcaatcgattgtttagaatttccaatcgattgaatgctTCAAAACAACCTAGGTCTCATAATTCAATTGATTGATTTTGttactcaatcgattgaattcacCAAAACAATATGAATTTGcctaattcaatcgattgaagtgtgctactcaatcgattgaaataTGTACTACGCCTATTTCAATCTTGTTGTCGTTTTTAGAAATTATCTTGTTAttcatctatcttatctttaaaattctatcttcaatttttgcggttttattttgatttagatactctaattttatattttccttaaTATTAACATTATAAATTAGTGAATAATTCATCACCAATTATTCAATATCACCATTGAAATCATGtagcatttttttattattaaaaattttattgtttttctttgaATAATCCATCACCAATTATATTGGGTAGCACACTTAGAGTATATTAGAAAAGTACGTTAATAATTTGAAGAGAAAAATTATTagtgtaaatttatttttttaaaaaaattatccttattgaattattttacttttattccttcaaaacatatcttaataaaaatatttgtaacaataatttacatctaataagaatatcttaacgaggttattgtaaaaaaaatgggtagaaatttttttatttaacaaaattgacaaaagattttttttaataataaaccTCTCTTTAAGAGTAATATTGGAATTTAAATTTAGATACTAATTAtcattatatattacatataaGCATCAAGagtatattattaaaatagtatgataataatttaaagagaaaaattattttttgtacatttaattaaaaaaaaattaccttgTTTAAACTATAATATAAGTGAAACCATTTTTATAATCTTACGATTGAGAGTGAGCAATTTTTTTAAGTGAAGCAGTTACATCATTCTGTCATAGGTTaatgtaaaatttataaaacgTGAGTACGTGATTGAGTATGTAGTTTTAGATTATAAAGATAGGggtaaaataggaaaaaaaatattggaCACCAAACACTCTGTATTcccattatatattgttatagataAGTATGGTTTCTTAAAATTTTGGGGTGTCCAGGCCACTACTCGCCCCCTCTAGGTCCGTCCCTGATTGCtagttaattaataataaaaaataataatatttatttattttttagtatttctcAATGTCTgtgaattaataaaagataaaaaaaatattttttcattacacAATCAATTTCACTAATAAAGTATCGAAAcgaataattacaaaattagaGATTCTATTCACTGACCTCCATTTTGTAATCAAAACGATGGTTTATTCTCTGAACACTACAATGAAAAACTTGATTGGATCTTTGCTGATTGCTGCAACGGTGATTAACGATGAAGAAATAGTGGATATTAAATAGAcggataaaaaatttaaaaaaaaattggatattgTGTAGATGGATGTTCCAAAGAAAAACAatgaaatttttaataataaaagaaaatgatacACGATTTCAATGGTGATATTGAATAATTGGTGATGGATTATTCACCAATTTATAATGTTaatattaaggaaaagataagattagagtatctaaatcaaaataaaaccacaaaaattgaagatagaattttaaagataagatagatgaaTAACAAGATAATTTCTAAAAACGACAAGAAGATTAAAATAGGCGTAGTACATATTTCAATGGATTAGGTAGCACacttcaatcgattgaattaggCAAATTCATATTGTTTTGgtgaattcaatcgattgagtaacaaaagcaatcgattgaattgtgaGACCTCAGGTTGTTTTGAagcattcaatcgattggaaattctaaacaatcgattgaattgtaAGAAACACACATTATTAGTCAtcgttcaatcgattgggtaataTGACCAATCGATTGATTTTTGCGAAAAACACGCTGCCCAGCAATTTTCAATCGATTATTTAGTGGTAAACTGTAATCCAACCGATTGAGTTATAATTCAATTGATTGGTTTTCAAGGAAACACGATTTTATGATTCCTCACGAACGTGACGGATcaaatttaatcttttaatcGATTGGAATAGCCAAAAAACTTATTAGGATCAATGGAAGATctaatttattattgtttttgttcttgattgttaataaacatgatagatttatgataaaataattatttataaaataaaaaatcgtttttataattaaataaaatatatgaggttaatttgtaattaaatttaaaaaggaCTATTTAGCAGttattaaaaaaacttaaaaaacatgttttatTATGAGACCATTTAATGGTTCAAACGTTTTGGGACCACCGAATCGTGAGTCCAAGTTTCAACGTCATTCTTTTTGGCCAGAGCTTTCCATTCCTTTTCGAATTtgatatttctttctttctaatGTTTAGtttggcaaactttttgaaaaacacgAACACTGTTTTGTGTTTGATAAATTTAAAAACTCATGTGTTTGGGACTTTTAAAAGTTAGCATGTACATATCAAAActaaaaaatctaatataacCTCGTATGTTAATTAAGATTTagatcctctaaattttaaattttatcttacAGAATAAAGTGTAATCATTTATTTCCTAAGTAAGGCaaaaaaaacatgaaaaaaaaaacattcaaaaataaaaaattacaccTTTATTCCATAGTTATCAGAACCGAACCGGTAATCGATCCGACTAAGTTACTGGGTCATTGGGTTAATGGTTCAACCGGTGAATTACTGGTCGAACCGTTTAATCCggtaataattaaataaatatatacaattataataaaattaaaattttgatatattatatttaattatgtaacGCTACGTcagcaaaaataattattttttaattaatagcATGAAATGGTTATTCAAAAGAACAGAGGTGAttgataattatataaaatatcttATACCGttagtatatcaaaattaactataaaataaacaaatacaatattattatggaaaaataaaaaaattattttatatttttaaattatattgttttaatttaaatataattacttttagtataatatatataatatttagtcCCTAGTATGATAACTTAATAAGTGCTTGGTTTTgcttttataatatatataattatttaccCTATAACTAATAAAGGACAAGTTGTCCTGGCGGAAGATTCACCCTCCTTTATCTTGAAAGCCATGATCCATGATCCATGGCACCGCTTGTGCATCATGGAGGTGTGGACATTGACCCGCCGGTCAAAGATGTCTGGTTCGAACCGAGTCGACCGGTTTTAGGCGAGTCAAACCGGTTTTCTGCAAGCCAATTGCAGAAACAGTTAGAAGAGATATCCGGACCGGTTTAAGGTCCACTTTATCGGTTTTCGATTGAATCGGCCGGTCCGGTCCGAGTTTGATAACTATGCTTTAttctattaattaatatttaaattgaattcttatatctattatagtatttttaaatttttaaatttattttatcgaACACacttattattgcttcttgtGCTTATTAagtcatttttaatttaatttacaaaacATAAATACTATAACTTTTAAAAAGCAAAAAGTTTACTAAACGAAACCTAAATGTTTCAATGAACCACTCAGCACACTAGTCCCTATGAATTCTTTTTTCTTGAATTCTTTTCCCTTGATCCATGTCATAATTTCTTTGGAGGACGTTTCTACGGTGGGAAAAGTATATTCAAGACCTTGGTGGACCAGGTAATCAAGTcaatttttggaaaagattGGGGCTGGTTCACAAATAATCAAAAGTAGCGGTTGGGGATGGAATTAAGAAAACAACCAAAAGGAGGGGGAGGAGATGAGAATCCGGTATTAATCTAAAGCCCCAGACTCCATTAATAGGTAGGTGAAAGATGTGTTGGGGTCAGTGTGAAGCTTCGTTTGGTCGAACTGCACGGAGACGGCAGTACACGACGGAGGAGAAGGCGGGGTTGAACGACGCGGAAGCAGAGATCGAGATCTGGCTGTCTCGAGGTTCAAATAAGGGAAGGAAATGGACCATCCATGGCAACGAGATTCATAGGTGCGCTTTGTCGGTGTCGATTAGGTTTTTACCGTCCGATAATTGCAGGGACGACATGCACAGAAATTGATTTCAATTGTTGGGGGGGCGGGGGGTGCCTTCCCCTGTCCGCCGACAGTTTTTACCATTTGATTTTTCGGGGTTGCCGTTTAGAATGGCACACCGCCGAATTAGATTTGTTACCTCTTAAATTCTGTACCGAAAATTGGGGTTGGTCATTACAGTTGAATGAGTTTTAGTTGGATTATTATAGTATGACTGGAAATACAGTTGAGTGAGTTTTAGTTGGATTATTTTAGGGTGTCTGGAATTATAGCTGCGTGTTCACAGTCATGGTTGATAACGCCCATGTTCTGTTCGCTCACTGCAATTTTTTGAACTGTGACAGCCAATGGGTTTGTGGAGCCTAGCTACGAGTTTTCATCTAATTTTGACCGAGTCCATGCGTCGCACGTGTGTTTGTTTCTCATGTTATGAGTTTTTGTTAACCGGTTTATGTTCATGTGGCCCACCGCCTGTTCTCACACATGCCGCGTGTTGTTAAATGCAGGATGCTGATGATGGAATGAGCGACAAAACCATGCCAGTAGAGGAAGCAGAAGCGATGGATTCGTCCGCCGCAGTTGCGGACATAGATGCAGAAGCAGCAGTGAAGATTGTTGACGGGATATGGTCCTTTGGCGTAATTGAATTTTCTTCCCTGACAGCCAAGGACGTGCTGACGACAGAGTTCACAAGCCTACAGGCAGCCTATGACTACTACAACGAATTCGGTCACATGAAGGGATTCTCGGTCAGGAGGTCCAAAGTGGGTCGCAGAACAAAGCAGGGGGTGGAGGGCAAAATAATTTGGCAGGTATTCGTGTGCTCCAGGGAAGGAGAGCACGACGGGAAACACATGCATCGGGAAGACAGGAAAAAGGATCCTCGACCGATCACGCGGTGCGGGTGTGAAGCCCGGATTAAGGTCCACGCTGATGATGCCAGCGGGTGATGGTTTGTTGAACAATTCTGCGATAACCACAATCATCTCATGCTGGATGCGAGGTTTAGGGGTCTGTCGTGGTCACATAGAGCAGTCAAGGAAGGGGATTGGCACCAAATCAATTCCATGAGGAAATCTGGGTTGCGGGTGCCGACGATTTTTCACGCGTTTGCCAATCAGTCAGGAGGATTCGAGACTGTTGGGTTCGAGATAAAAGACATATATAATGCGATAGAGAAGCAAAGGCGGGCTGGTGCGACAGATGCGGAGTTCGCATTGAAGTTCTTGGGAAATTTAAGGACCACTGATTCTGGGATGTTCTGGAGGTACTCGCTGGATGTTGACAAGAGGCTGGAAAATCTCTTCTGGTGCGATGGTACAAGTCGTTGTGACTACAGCGTCTTCGGTGATGTCCTGGATTTTGATGCAACTTACGGTCGTAACAAATACAAGTGCCCTTTGGTAATATTCTCAGGGGTGGACTATCATATGCGGACGATGGTGTTCGGCTGCGCCATCTTGAGCAACGAGAGCGAAGCAAGCTATGTGTGGTTGCTGCGGTCATTCCTTGAGGCAATGAAGGGAAAACAGCTGAAGTCTGTCATCACGGATGATGACCTCGCCATGAAGAGTGCGGTTAGCACAGTTTTTCCCAGTGCACATCACAGGTTGTGTAGTTGGCATCTGTTAAGGAACACCACTGCTAGAGTTGGACGGCCGAGTTTTCTTAGGAAATTCCGTCTATGCCTCATGGGAGATCTAGAGGTTGACGAATTTGAGACAATATGGACGGATAGCTTGGCGGACCACGGGTTGGAGGATCATCCGTGGATAGTGGATATATATGCCAAGAAGCATTCCTGGTCCAATGCCCATATCCGGGGGGAATTCTTCGCAGGACTGAAGACGACATCCAGGTGCGAGGCTTTGAATATGCAGCTTGGAAAATTTATACACAACGGGTACGATCTGAGGGAGTTTGTCGAGCACTTCCAACAATATTTAGAGTTCATGAGAAGGAGAGAACTAGTGGCAGACTACAAGTCTGCGTATGGCGAGCCTGTTGTGAAGACGAAACTCGAGGCCATTGAGCAGTTCACTGCAATGGTTTATACAAGAGAGGTTTTTAAACTGTTTCGGGAGGTGCTGATGCTAGCCAGCAACGTTAGAGTTGTGTCCACCAAGAGGACGAGCACTTGCGTTTTGTTCAAAGTTATAATATACTGCAAGCAGATATCATGGGTCGTGTCGTGGGCCGAGGAAGACGACAAATTCATCTGTTCTTGTCAGCAGATGGAGTCCTTTGAGCTTCCTTGTGTCCACATGGTTGGGGTTCTGGTTTATCTAAACATGACATCTATCCCCAAAGGCCTAATACTTGACCGGTGGACAAAGAGGGCTAAGCAGCCGCGCGCACCCTGCGACGGAACTCGTGTTGGGGAGATCCCAGACGCGACATACATGAGCATCCACGCGGCGATACTGGATGATTGCAGGGAACTGATGAGCCTGTCTTGCCGGTTTTTCGAGGACTACGTTGACGTGAAAACAAGGTTGGCAAAGGAGCGTCAATCTCTGCGGGACAAACATCGCCAAAAGTTGGGTGTTGCTGAGGAGGTCAGCAGGGTGTCTGTTCGGGATCCGATGTGGACAAGGTACAAAGGATGCGGTTGAAGAGTTGTCACATCCTGGGGAAAGTTTCGTCGTGTTCAGAGGTGTCGACTGTGTGGAAAGGGCGGACACAATTCTCGCAAGTGTCAACAATCGAGTACGGGGGAGAACATCGACAGTTTTGAGGCTAGCACGGCTTACAAAAGCATGGAGGCAGGAGAGGGGGGTGAGGAGTACTACCAATTTGAGTGAGCTGGCTGAACCGTTCTTGTTGGCGGTTACGCATTGAGCTGGATTCTGTATGGGTGGATGCTAAGCGCTGTACTTGTTGGCGTGGCATCCGGAAGGGCGTATGCATAGTGTAGGTTATGTgagttaaaaattttatacttCTGGTAATATTCATTGCGATCAGGGACGGATGCAGTATGCAGTGCAGCTTATGAGGATGTATGCAGTGCAGCTTGTGAGGATGTGCCTCCTCAATGTGTTGGTCTGTGTTGTGACAATAGTTGTGTTTGTGTGTTTGattaattaaattagaaaggGCTAGTTAGTGTAAACCGAGTCATGTAACGAGTCATTGTTGcctcaaaaagttttattcattAGGCCATATCGGTTGCGTTCATGGAAGAATGTAGTATGCAGTGGAGCTTGTGAGGACGTGCCTCCTTAATGTGTTGGTGTGTCTCAATGTGTTGCTATGTGTTGTGACAATAGTTGCGTTTGTGTTTGATTAATTAAACTAGAAAGGGCTAGTTAGTGTAAACTGAGTCACAAGTTTGTGTTGattaattaaattagaaatGGCTAGTTAGTGTAAACCGAGTCATGTAACGAGACATTATTGCCAAGTTAAAGTGGTCATTGCGTAGGGATTTTGGATGTCCGGGTTTCGGGACGAAATTGCATATAAACTGCATCGACTGTTTATGCTTTCCTGGTACTGAGAATATGGCACTATCCATTGGCAAGGGAAAAAATAACCATATAGTGAGACGATTTGTTTAGGGGTTGATAATAAAGGCAGTGCATTATATTGCAGACACCGTTGTAAAACATACGGAACAGAATACAAAATACTAATTTAACATCCAGCGCACGGCAACAAAGTAGTTTACCAAAAAAGCGGTTGTTCCTGGCATGCAAGGGTGGATACGCA is a window encoding:
- the LOC130945164 gene encoding serine/threonine-protein kinase Aurora-2; the protein is MAIATEQPQQQHQQQASSEVSAGEQKRWTLNDFDIGKPLGRGKFGHVYLAREKRSNHIVALKVLFKSQLQQSQVEHQLRREVEIQSHLRHPHILRLYGYFYDQKRVYLILEYAPKGELYKELQKCKYFSERRAATYVASLARALIYCHGKHVIHRDIKPENLLMGAQGELKIADFGWSVHTFNRRRTMCGTLDYLPPEMVESIEHDASVDIWSLGVLCYEFLYGVPPFEAKEHSDTYRRIVQVDLKFPPKPIVSSAAKDLISQMLVKDSSQRLPLHKLLEHPWIVQNAEPSGVYRG
- the LOC130945528 gene encoding uncharacterized protein LOC130945528; this translates as MCWGQCEASFGRTARRRQYTTEEKAGLNDAEAEIEIWLSRANGFVEPSYEFSSNFDRVHASHDADDGMSDKTMPVEEAEAMDSSAAVADIDAEAAVKIVDGIWSFGVIEFSSLTAKDVLTTEFTSLQAAYDYYNEFGHMKGFSVRRSKVGRRTKQGVEGKIIWQVFVCSREGEHDGKHMHREDRKKDPRPITRCGCEARIKVHADDASG
- the LOC130945530 gene encoding protein FAR-RED ELONGATED HYPOCOTYL 3-like, whose translation is MRKSGLRVPTIFHAFANQSGGFETVGFEIKDIYNAIEKQRRAGATDAEFALKFLGNLRTTDSGMFWRYSLDVDKRLENLFWCDGTSRCDYSVFGDVLDFDATYGRNKYKCPLVIFSGVDYHMRTMVFGCAILSNESEASYVWLLRSFLEAMKGKQLKSVITDDDLAMKSAVSTVFPSAHHRLCSWHLLRNTTARVGRPSFLRKFRLCLMGDLEVDEFETIWTDSLADHGLEDHPWIVDIYAKKHSWSNAHIRGEFFAGLKTTSRCEALNMQLGKFIHNGYDLREFVEHFQQYLEFMRRRELVADYKSAYGEPVVKTKLEAIEQFTAMVYTREVFKLFREVLMLASNVRVVSTKRTSTCVLFKVIIYCKQISWVVSWAEEDDKFICSCQQMESFELPCVHMVGVLVYLNMTSIPKGLILDRWTKRAKQPRAPCDGTRVGEIPDATYMSIHAAILDDCRELMSLSCRFFEDYVDVKTRLAKERQSLRDKHRQKLGVAEEVSRVSVRDPMWTRGVDCVERADTILASVNNRVRGRTSTVLRLARLTKAWRQERGVRSTTNLSELAEPFLLAGRMQYAVQLMRMYAVQLVRMCLLNVLAISVAFMEECSMQWSL